Within Paroedura picta isolate Pp20150507F chromosome 13, Ppicta_v3.0, whole genome shotgun sequence, the genomic segment GACGGCCGGACTAACGTTTTGGATCAGGGAAAAGGATATAACGTCTTTTACTGCAAACGGGAAAAcctttactgattttttttttttttttgcaggaaagtgaAAAGAATGACTTGATAATTTGTGGATTTGGAGAAGGAGGGTAAAGAAATGTATCCTAAGTCTGTAATAGTGAATACGCTGAAGAACTCAAGAAGGAGCAAGCTGTGTTCAGAGTGTTCAAACAgctttcttcagtggtcaaacagaagaggaagagctggattttataccctgcttttcatcacctgaaggagtctcagtggcttacaatcgacttcccttcctctcaccacaagagacaccctgtgagggaggtggggctgagagagccctgagattactgaagaagaagagttggttcttatatgccacttttctctacccgaaggaatctcaaagcagcttacaatcgccttcccttcctctcctcacaacagacaccctgtgagggaagtagggctgagagctctgtgaaaacaattctaacaggactgactcgcacaaggtcatccaactggcagcacgtggaggaacggggaatcaaagcaggctctccggattagaggctgtcactcaaccacaacaccaagcatgCACATTATGTAATGCCCAGTAGCTCCAGAGCCAAGAAATAATTGTTTCAAAAGGAGTTAGACCAATTATTTGAAATTAGCGACTGTGACTCAGGGAATGGTTGTGTACAGTCCAAATGTGATACTTTTGAACAATTTCATCCTGTGAGGCAGTgggctgaaaattcttttaaattattttgtaatGCACGCATGTATTTTTAGTATAACAGAGTGCTTTTAACTTGCACCGTGGGACACTGTGTTTCGCCAAAAAAGCAGAGGCGGATCCCGCCCGTGGATCTTTCACAACTTGGCTCTTTGTTTTACTATGATGTTCGGAAAACAagcaatcctcccccctccaggtgCCAAAACTTACTTGGACCAAGCTTTCAGCATTATGACCGGATTGGACAGCAGGCAGCGGCTGAAGGAGCCCAATTTTTTAAAGACCTAGAAGGAGACACAGGcacatgttttaaaaagaagtccACATGCAAGGAACGGCTTTCAAAATTATTACTGGGAGGAATTAAGTAGGGCGGGTCTGTCTACTTCACCAGTCAGTCTCCTGCATCCCGGGGCATTGACAGGCGAGATGAGCACTGATGAAAGGGCTTTTTAGTGGTGGCCCCCAGTGGTTGAGATCCATTCCTCCCTTTGAGATTTCCTCTGCATTCACCTTACTGCCCTTCAGCTGCCAAGACAGGGTTCTGCCCAGGTGTTTAACCAAcggctttattatttttttaagctgtTCTATATTTGCTTCTAGCCTGCGGCCCTTTACAGATCTTAATTCTGCTCCAAGTTTTACGCCCTGGCTTGTTTTCCATGTGGGCAATTTACATTGCATTCACAGCATTCTTTCTGTCCCTTGCAAGTCATGCAGGAGCAGGTTTTTGGGGAGGAAGAAAGCAAATCACTTAAAgaaatcaagcaagcaagcaaggagagAAACGCGCACACACCTTCCCTTCCAGGAAGAACTTGGCGAAGTATTTGTAGCGGTCGATGCCTTCCGGGTAATCCACCTCCACCGGAGGGAGCTGCCACCCTATTCGATCTGcagagagggtgggggtggggggttgggtggatgtgttagagcagcctctctcaacttttttaccattgagaaaaaccccagaaacattcttcaggctccagaagtggcaaaattgtgcagaatatggttgggaagcagagctgtggacatgcccacctggggcccctccccaccccctccaggccaatcactggccattttgggaaggaggggcagggcaacatggccatatatggccacatAACTCAATACATGTTTCATACACtcataaaataattaacttcAGTTTATTCAGTAAACgtttccagggcagtcaagaaaccgcTCAAAAAGCCCTCAAGCACTCAATTTGCTCTCTTTCAAAGAGGAAGGGACCGGCCATGCCAAACTGCATTTAATCAGAAGGATTTGTACTTCCAACTTACATCATTGCCTAACAAACGAAGCCGACCATGGTGTAATGGCCCAAGAGTGGCGGACTCAACCttggagaactgggtgtcatttcccactcctccacatgcagccagctgggtgaccgtggaccGGTCcaagttctcatagagctgttctcacagagcaattctctcagaactctcagccccacctgcctctcaggggagaagaagggaagccgctttgggactccttcaagtagtaaaaaacaggatataaaaaaaccagctcctcctccaagctttTAACCACCCACTGGAGCTATGATTGGCTGTGTCGAtttctttaaaatgctgctttggcagccgctgGTCTCCCACTACAAAGATTTTCACTGTGTGCTGGAAGATGAgtttcggcagccattttgtggctggctgcctcttgtggcagccattttgtgcctctgCCTGCCATGATAGGCTAGAATTCGGGCTGGAAAAGTTTAGGAGTCTTTATACTGTGAAGACTTTCTTATTGTATCCTAAAACATCAAACGGCGAAACATTAGCTCCCACCGAGAAACGTAGCCCCACAAAACTCACAGAAGACGCTCGGCCTGTGGCATCTGACGCTGCCCGTCTCAGGGCAGTAGGAGGGGGGCGGCTGCTCTTGCGGCTTCTCGAAGTGGCAGTACAGAGGCAAGAGGAGGGGGATCCATTCCGGCTCGACGGCTGAAACGCCTGCAGGAGATTGGAAAGGAGGTGCAAAAAGCAGTTggtaaaaaaggagaaagaaaacccCGAAGTTTTCCTCAGTTTGGCCCTTGGAAACACTCAATCCACCAGTTCTGAACTGCAAACATTCTCAAAATCCCTTATAACACCAGTGACTTTGAACCTGCTTATCCCGAAGGGAATGTCCACAACATTAACATTACTGCTGACAAACCTGCCTGTGTCGCTaaccccggagaaaggagacccgGAAATGGAGCGGCCACTTACCTTTCATGTACATTTTTGTGGTTTCAACGATTTCCTGATAGACCACAAACTCGGGCAGTTGCTTGAAGAGGACGGAGCTTGGGTGGATGAAGACCGGATCGTCCAGCAGGGGAGTCTACAGGAGCACACAGAAGGGAAAACAGGCTGAGCCTTTTGTTGGGCTAAGAAGAGCCCCCGGActcaaaatttattctgctgcttctgaccaacagagCTATCTACTTGAATCCGTTGTCTCTCAGTATGAGTTCCTGCCCTGGATCCCTCTTCTCCAAATCGGGAAATGTCCAGATCATCAACTCAGAGAGGCAACAAACGTGTCCAAGATCAGGAACTCAAACAGAGAGGCGGCTCTTCGATGAGCTGGTTTCCCAAGTGGTTTTGTATTTCCAAAGTGAGTCTTTCGGGGCCTTGGCTGTCTTAAACGGGCAGAACAGTGCCGTCAGGTGCAGATTATTACAggaaaaggcaagggagaaactcAACTGACAAGGGGGGCCACCACACTCTACCTTGTAACCATGTTTCCTCTTCTCATCGACGACCTCCTCCGCTTGGATCTTTCGGGCAACGTGGTCTCCGAGCCCCGCGAGAACGATCTGCCGCAAATAGGTCACCTGCGTCTCCGTCGGGGGCTTCATCTTGGGGTCAACAAAGAGGTTGGCATTGGGGCAGATGGAGTTCACTTGAAGCACATGAGAAAAAAAGTACAAGGAAGAGACTCAGAAGGGCAGAGAGAGCAGGAGGGGATTAAGAAGGCCCAGGCAATTGCTAGAAAACATCTGCTGGGCTACaatgcagaaaaataaaactgggtctcccagttggtggctgggaaatacctggagtttttgggaacggagcctggggaaggcaggactAGGGGAGGGGACTGACTTCATGATGGGATGCGCAAAAGCttcagtgtgcataactgagctgAATATAAAggttgtcctgcagggggcatcagaggagatgtatatttagcatggataggagaggaacttcctgatgattttcaaattatcttctccagggccctgattggctcaacaggagacatCCTGTTCTTTGAAGGGGAACTGGATGGAGGaggactgcagacaacagctatcTAGTTAGGTCTCTTAACAGGTACGATGGACCGTTAGCAAAaagaggttcatagaatcatagagttggaaggggccatacaggccatctcgtccaaccccctgctcaacgcaggatcatcccccTTCGTACCAGGGACCTCATGCTGGTTATGTTGTACGTATGAACCTAGCATTATACCAAGGTCGGTACTGCccactcagactagcagcagttcTTCAAGCAGCCGTCTTTCACATCACCGATCACCAGAACCTTTTAACTCTGTGATGCTGaagattgaaccggggacctcctgcctgccaagcggatgctctgcTCGTGAGCTGCAGCCTCTTCCCAAAGTATACCACAATGGCAGAGGGTGATGGAGGGCCGAGCACGGTCCCCAGGGGGCTTTACCTGCCGTCGTGAGCTGGCCCCGCAATCGCCGGATTTCCACCATGGCTTTGTAGCGCAGGCCGTTGGCGTCGCAGAAGCTGGGCGTGCAACCGGCGTACTCGCAGGCCCCCACGGCTCCTGCCACGGAAAGTCACAACAGGTGACGGGTCAGAGATACAACAAACGGCTGTGACGCCCGGCAAAGGCGCTAAGGTGCAGAGGCTACGTTGAGAGGGGAAAGGAGTCACCATGTAACCTGAATCTGTTACATTGCTACAATCCAAGACAGCcgttttcaactttttgaccatcaaagcacagctgaaatatttttcaggcttccttcgaggtaccaggaaatgatgtcatctggccacgcctcctggtCACCCCCccaggaagtgagaggagccttggtgGATGGGagccggacttctaatctggcaagctgggtttgtagCTCGCACAAAAGACATATACCGAGGCTTGCTTCCACCAATCAAGAAACAAAGATTATGCTCTTCTAAATTAGGAAAGGGGGGCTTTGATTTGAACAGCATACCTAGCATTACCATGAGGTCTCCGAGTTTCTGAGCGGGTCTCTGCCCGGCCCAGATCCGCTGCATCTGCACCACCCGCGCCCTTTTCCCCTTGAGCATCTCCTGCTCGGCTTCGCTCACGGCAGGTCTGTAGCAaagggaacacacacacaaaaaaacaaaatcatccGGGGTCTGCAGTTTGGCTGCTTTTACTGTCTCCGTGGCCACAACCACCATCTAGCCCCCAACCCAACCTCCCCGATTAACTTATTTTCCCTGCAAATCACTTAAAGAAATCAAGCAAGCAAGTTTTTTCCCTGCAAAACTTGAGCGCTGCTTTCAAGCACAGCGAATACAAgtctgctttaaaaacaaaacgagGATGAAGAACCTAAAAGCACCAACACAGAGAAATGGACTTCAGCCTGTTCTCCCTGTTTGCCTGCAGCACAGTGATGCTCGCCACAGGGGATTGAGCCGGCCGGCGTTTCACGGAGACCTGTGCAGAACGCTTCCGGGCGCAGCCTCACCTGTCAAACTCTTCGAAAATTTCACGAACGGTCAAGGCGGACACCAAGGTGATGACGTAGGCCAGGCAGCCGTGCTGTTTGCTGAGGGAGAGCATCTTGGCGTATCGGGGCGCCACCGGAAATGACGCCATGGTGGCCCCCAGGGGGCTGATGGGAGAGGACAGCTTGGCTTCCTGCAGTTTCCTCGGCCTAGAAAAAGGGAGCGTTTCCCAGATGCGATTAAGCCACCAAGCGCTGACCCCTTAAAGTGCATTTACGCTGATGGAGACCGCCAAAAGGAAGTATGAGCAGGATAGCGGTGGCAGGAGACAAATAATTCAGGGAACATCGAAAAGGCTGAGATACCTCCCAGATCTGGGGGGCTCTCGCAAAGCCCCCAGAGCGATCAGCAATTCCTCAGCTGCCACAAGCGCGTCAGTCGGCGGGGGGGTCGGGAAAGGAAAGTTGACCACCTACAAACGCAAGGGGACAGCCACTGTTAAAGGGGTGGGGAGGACGGGGGGCTTCCAAAAAAACAGGGTAAGGATTGTTCAGATTCAGATCCAGCCACGCGATACGGAGCAATATTTAAGCCGGCCCCAATGCTAgcggtttcttgacggccctggaagggtttcccgaatgggtgggagtcaattcagatttttatatatcgtaaagggccgggggggggggggagaaggcatccttcacggcccacctccaattagtcgaatgaccacatgtggtccgcggcccacaggttggggatcgctactctggagGATCAGAAGACTGTTATTTTTTGGCCACGATGCACTAGAATGCTGCGTTATCCTGGCTTTTAgcgatgggttttattggggatattCTTATTATGTTTTTGGACCTACCATGAGCCGTCTGGGATATAAACcttaaactaaataaataactaaatggaCTCTGCCACAGAGCAGCCCAGGTGGCAaagccagggtgtgtgtgtgtgtgtgtgggggggaatcttcCTGGCACTTTGAGATCTGTGGCGTACAATGCAGCCGGGTCTGCAGTCCCCTTCCCTGCCCAACAAGGACAGACCCTGGGCCCACCTTTTCAATATTCAGTGCCTTCATCTGCAAAATCAAATCTTCCACGGGTCGCCTGGTGATCTCTGGAGGGGTGAACTTCTCGAAGTCGCTGAAGACAGCCGAAGAGTACAGCCTGCCACAAAGAGATGGGGCgattgggaagggggggacacACAACAGAGAGGCAGCTTCTCCCAGAATCCCCCGGGGCTCCCCGTCCACAAAATGGCCGCTCACCTGTAACAGTGGCCTGGTTCCGTGCGGCCTGCTCGGCCGGCCCGCTGGTTGGCGGAAGCCTGAGATGTCCAGGTGACTTTGAAAGACGAGACCCCGGTGATTTTGTCGTAGAAACGCTTCTTGACCCTCCCACTGTCCACCACGTACTTGATGCCAGGGATTGTCAGAGACGTCTCAGCCACGTTGGTAGCCACGACACAGAGCCGTGTCCCGGGAGGAGGGGGCCTGAAAACCTGGGATGAAACACAGAAGactggacaataaaatcagagtccagtagcaccttaaaagagctaaagataaaggtatcccctgtgcaagcaccaagtcatgtctgacccttggggtgacgccctccagcgttttcatggcagactcaatacggggtggtttgccagtgccttccccagtcattaccgtttaccccccagcaagctgggtactcattttaccgacctcggaaggatggaaggctgagtcgaccttgaaccagctgctgggattaaactcccagcctcgtgggcagagcttcagactgcatgtctgctgcattaccactctgcgccacaaggtgCTACTGTGATTTAATTGTGCTACAGAAGATTGGCGTCagtgggaaaaaagaaaaaaaacaaggggCAGGGAGAATTTAATCCTCAACAGAACGGAATTAAGAACGCAAAGATTTAAAAGATCTGAATGTCGAGGCCCAATAGTTCTGTTAGTCAAATTAAAAGCATTATTTACAGCTATACAAAAATATGTGTGTATTTATTccaaagcagattttaaaaagcgATAGATATTGACCCTGGCCATCGTTGATCCTGAATGGACGTCTTTTGGTCCATCGGCCTTCCTTGTAGGTCAAACGAATGATATTCCAGGATAACTCCTGATTCTGCGATGCAATAACTATTCCTTATTAAGATGAAATCCTTTAAGGATTATTGTCTGATGACCAGAGGCAAAGGTATCAATCAGAGGCCTCGTGCTTCAGAGTTTGCTGCCATGGCCAGAAATGCTTTCCTATAATATTGGTTCAATGATGCACTTTTCTCACTTTGGGAAAAATTTGATGCCACCACGAGGCAACAGCGGTGTATCTTCTAATTCTATTTTCACTGCAACCCCAGATTTTTCTTGAGATAAAAAggaggatttaattttttttcttaccttGGCTTGTTTTTCTGGCGCCAACAGGGAGTAGAGCGGAAGAACGTACAGCGGAAGGGAAGAATCTGGTTTCTCACCTGTGTCCCCGTGAAACAAAGACACGCACACACCAAATTATACATTCAGGAAGACTGCTGATGGACTGATCAGTGGTCATCCCCATCAGGATTCACAAGAAATCTCTGCCCCAAAGAGCTGAGACTGTCCGAATAGGTCTGGGAAAGCCCGGGCTCAAATCCCTAGTCAGCCCTGAGGTTCATTATGAAGAGAAAACGGAGAACAACGTACCAAGCCCTCAAAGTGCAACGCAATGAAACATCCCATGAAGTTTGGTCTTCAACAGTGAACATCCTATAACCCCAAAAGGCAAACTACCTTCCGAATCATCATCTCCCAAGTCGAGATCGAGATCCGAGCCCGCAAGGTCAGCGTCGTCTTCGTCCTCATTGCCGGCGTCTCTGTCCTCGTCTCCTTCGTCCACCGGCATCACGGAGTAGTTGTCCAGATCGATTTTCGGTAGCGTCTAGAAAAAAACAcaagggggtggtgggagggacaGGAAGGGCTTTCTAAGCTTTAAATCCCAGAACGTTGGCCTCAActggggccagggctttttcggtctggtggaacactctgccgaCTGAGATCAGAGCCCCATGGGACCTTAATCTGTTCCGCAGGGCTTGGAaaacagctcttccgccaggcctatggctggggGCCTAAACAACACCTCAAAGGGCTGGCCTCCCCTGCTGGCAATCCACTGAATTTACTCCAACTGTAGGGTCCTATGACCCTTCCCCGCCCTTGATGAGAGGATAGTGAAAATCGGGCAATATTTAACgtttttaacatattaaattaGTTTTTGATTTGATTTCATGTGTATTTTTGATCTGCcgtaacccaccctgagtcacCAGAGAGAGGACATATTGTTATATACAGTTCACATAAATAAAAGAAGAACAATTCATTGCTAATGTAATGATCTGTTCCAGAACAAGCCTGAAAATAGTCATGTGCTTGGTCACCTAGGGAGAGTGAAGGGTTATTTCCAGGCGACCAGGCACTGAAGCTTCGCACAGAttggttttcttcttttcctggagGCAGGCTGCCTTAGAATATTTTGTGTAATCCTAAAAGGCCACCTGGGGCTGTTAAATAAAAGTCAAACTCTTGTTTCTCCAACATGACAAACTGTTTCCAGTGTAGTTCTGTAAGCAGGAAAGCTTTGttttaggggggaaaaaccaCCTCCACATACCACTTTTTTCCTGCGTTTGGATTTCTTAAATTTCTTCGTTTCTTCCACCGAATCCGCCTTGTTTTCCCCACCTGAAAAGAAGAGTCTCAGTTATCACAACAGAGAAACCTGTACCGACCCAAAAATGCATGGTGGATGCTGGATCGCCAAACAAGCAGCACATGCCGTCATGGCCATTCAAACCCAGAGAGGAGAGAGCTGGTATTTTATACTCCTTATCACCCGAAagggtcccaaagcggcttacaaatacctttccccttcctctccctacatcagacaccctgcgagacaggcggggctgagggagctctgagaagaactgttcttcaagaacagctctgacaggactgtgactagcccaaggtcaaccagctggctatgggtggaggagtggagaatcaaacctggctctccagattagagtctactgctcttcaatgataccatgctggctctctaaaggAGTAAAGAAAGAAAGCGTgcgtgtgggtgggtgtgtacctTGAGGCAAATTCTTGCGAAAAGGGAAAGTCTTCCTCAGCCGCCTGCAGAGCGAATGCACTTCGGCCTGGCCAGTGAGGAACACCAAAATGCCCCCtgcaaagaaaaagcaaaagtCTTTGATCTGAGCACATGTGGCCAGAAGGACCACTATCTGGGTCTAAAAAGACGGTTCCCCTTCAGCAAAAAACATCTCACCCCTGTGGACCGTCATGGAAACTAAGCCAGGACATCCTGCCTCAAGGGAGGGGCccgggctcagtgg encodes:
- the DHX37 gene encoding putative ATP-dependent RNA helicase DHX37, whose amino-acid sequence is MGKARKRHNWRARLPGEGGRRDVPAEEPVQLELGDEAPLKGVDESNALVLPSRKTKGPKNMSEKRPEKKPLSKKKKKLLEKILEQKKKKEKRAELLRKLSEVQAPESEMKLLYTTSKLGMGKRLFQEQRTIHEGSGSCPERIRSVGGANRKRSRLELDVESEDEEEEEEEEEGSSEQEEEPEDKMGKSTPVSPSVASVALQQPTGVVTDPPSGPKQHSPAPKPSSEPAVFIPVDRTPEIQEARLKLPILAEEQVIMEAVSEHLVVIVCGETGSGKTTQVPQFLYEAGYASSGGLIGITEPRRVAAVSMSQRVAKEMNLSHRLVSYQIRHEGNVTADTSIKFMTDGVLLKEIQKDFLLSKYRVVILDEAHERSMYTDILIGLLSRIVPLRTKKGHPLKLIIMSATLRVEDFTTNTKLFPTPPPVLQVDSRQFPVAVHFNKKTPLDDYTGECFRKVCKIHRMLPTGGILVFLTGQAEVHSLCRRLRKTFPFRKNLPQGGENKADSVEETKKFKKSKRRKKVTLPKIDLDNYSVMPVDEGDEDRDAGNEDEDDADLAGSDLDLDLGDDDSEGEKPDSSLPLYVLPLYSLLAPEKQAKVFRPPPPGTRLCVVATNVAETSLTIPGIKYVVDSGRVKKRFYDKITGVSSFKVTWTSQASANQRAGRAGRTEPGHCYRLYSSAVFSDFEKFTPPEITRRPVEDLILQMKALNIEKVVNFPFPTPPPTDALVAAEELLIALGALREPPRSGRPRKLQEAKLSSPISPLGATMASFPVAPRYAKMLSLSKQHGCLAYVITLVSALTVREIFEEFDRPAVSEAEQEMLKGKRARVVQMQRIWAGQRPAQKLGDLMVMLGAVGACEYAGCTPSFCDANGLRYKAMVEIRRLRGQLTTAVNSICPNANLFVDPKMKPPTETQVTYLRQIVLAGLGDHVARKIQAEEVVDEKRKHGYKTPLLDDPVFIHPSSVLFKQLPEFVVYQEIVETTKMYMKGVSAVEPEWIPLLLPLYCHFEKPQEQPPPSYCPETGSVRCHRPSVFYRIGWQLPPVEVDYPEGIDRYKYFAKFFLEGKVFKKLGSFSRCLLSNPVIMLKAWSKLQPRTESLLTALVSENADNRDALLAAWDRNPKYLLAEYCQWIPEAAHENVSKIWPPVTS